A window of the Vigna angularis cultivar LongXiaoDou No.4 chromosome 3, ASM1680809v1, whole genome shotgun sequence genome harbors these coding sequences:
- the LOC108325483 gene encoding mitochondrial zinc maintenance protein 1, mitochondrial isoform X1: protein MARREVLSSYRALLKATRKTFSGDTMMLKESALEVRKKFEENRNVSSEAEIQKLLEEAAEASDFITNMIVQAQLNTDAGSYGMLYMEIYLLITTSETRISVTVRPSCHGAFVKSGEAG from the exons ATGGCGAGAAGGGAAGTTCTGAGCTCGTACCGCGCGCTTCTGAAAGCGACCAGGAAAACATTTTCTGGCGACACTATGATGCTGAAGGAATCGGCGTTAGAGGTAAGGAAAAAATTTGAGGAGAACAGGAACGTGAGCTCAGAGGCCGAGATTCAGAAGCTTCTCGAAGAAGCCGCCGAGGCTTCCGATTTCATCACCAACATGATCGTCCAGGCACAACTCAACACCGATGCCGGAAGTTACGGTATGCTCTATATGGAAATATATCTATTAATCACTACTTCAGAGACTCGCATTTCAGTCACTGTAAGACCATCATGTCATGGAGCTTTCGTTAAGAG TGGTGAAGCCGGGTAA
- the LOC108325483 gene encoding mitochondrial zinc maintenance protein 1, mitochondrial isoform X2: MARREVLSSYRALLKATRKTFSGDTMMLKESALEVRKKFEENRNVSSEAEIQKLLEEAAEASDFITNMIVQAQLNTDAGSYVVKPGKEHAGATLELPSEEIIRKSG, from the exons ATGGCGAGAAGGGAAGTTCTGAGCTCGTACCGCGCGCTTCTGAAAGCGACCAGGAAAACATTTTCTGGCGACACTATGATGCTGAAGGAATCGGCGTTAGAGGTAAGGAAAAAATTTGAGGAGAACAGGAACGTGAGCTCAGAGGCCGAGATTCAGAAGCTTCTCGAAGAAGCCGCCGAGGCTTCCGATTTCATCACCAACATGATCGTCCAGGCACAACTCAACACCGATGCCGGAAGTTACG TGGTGAAGCCGGGTAAAGAGCATGCTGGAGCAACACTTGAACTCCCCTCGGAAGAAATTATTCGGAAATCAGGATAA